A part of Halogeometricum sp. S3BR5-2 genomic DNA contains:
- a CDS encoding VOC family protein: MDPRITLITLGVSDLAESIRFYRDGLGLPMQEQEDDSNVAFFPLDGTWLSLYPRELLAEDATVTTDGSGFSGVTIAHNVSTKEEVDAVLAEAEAAGGRIVNPAQEAFWGGYSGYFADPDEHLWEVACPQLTDN, encoded by the coding sequence ATGGACCCTCGGATTACGCTCATTACGCTTGGTGTGTCTGACCTTGCTGAATCTATTCGATTCTATCGAGATGGTCTTGGATTGCCGATGCAAGAACAGGAAGATGACAGCAACGTCGCATTCTTCCCTCTCGACGGAACATGGCTCTCACTCTATCCAAGAGAATTACTCGCCGAAGACGCGACCGTTACCACGGACGGCAGCGGCTTTTCTGGAGTCACTATCGCTCACAATGTATCGACGAAAGAAGAGGTAGATGCAGTTCTTGCTGAAGCAGAAGCTGCTGGTGGGCGCATCGTGAATCCAGCTCAGGAAGCCTTTTGGGGTGGCTATTCTGGTTATTTTGCTGACCCAGACGAACATCTTTGGGAGGTGGCGTGTCCACAACTTACCGACAACTAG
- a CDS encoding ArsR family transcriptional regulator, whose product MVIDIAIASDKDHADILADVVGHPAGAPTVEELDYMCSNFDAEEIRRHLSTLEDAGIVQISELEPVPSPSDSPTQFAKLTSDARERLNAEGLFPQEAWQRQYTAVEKPPRIKELEALPRPRS is encoded by the coding sequence ATGGTAATAGATATCGCTATAGCTTCCGACAAGGACCACGCCGATATTCTTGCAGATGTCGTCGGCCACCCGGCAGGAGCACCGACTGTCGAAGAACTCGATTATATGTGTTCAAACTTCGACGCAGAAGAGATTCGTCGCCATCTGAGTACGCTTGAAGACGCAGGTATCGTTCAGATTAGCGAACTGGAGCCAGTCCCTTCACCTTCAGATTCTCCGACTCAATTCGCCAAGCTGACCAGTGACGCGCGTGAGCGACTCAACGCCGAGGGTCTGTTTCCTCAGGAAGCATGGCAGCGACAATACACCGCTGTTGAGAAGCCACCTCGAATCAAAGAGCTTGAAGCGTTACCACGACCGAGGTCGTGA